The DNA window AGCCAGTTGCGTCAGCTCGTCTACTCGGCGCTGGTCGACTGAGCCGTGCCGGTTCCGGCGGAACCGCAGCCGCCCGGCCGCCCCGCTGCCTAGCCTGTGAGGCATGAGCGACATCGTCGTGTTCGGCGCCGGCGGGACGGCCGGCTCCCGGATCGCCGCCGAGGCGGTCGAGCGGGGGCACCGGGTCACCGCGGCGGTCCGCCGCCCGGAGGCGGTCGGCTACCTGCCGCCCGGCGTGCGCACGGTGACCGGCGACGCGACCTCGGCGCGAAGCGTACGCGAGCTGGCCGAGGACGCGGACGTGCTGGTGGTCGCGATCGGCGGCGGCGAGCGCGACCTGTGGCGCGACGCCGCGCGGACGATCGTCGACACGCTCCGGGAGCTGCCCGACCCGCCCCGGGTGATCCACGTCGGCGGCGGCTCGACGCTGCTCACCCCGAACGGCACCCGGTTCCTGGACGAGCCGGACTTCCCGGCCGAATACCGGGACTCGGCGCGGGGGCAGGCCGACGCCCTGGAGTTCTACCGCTCCTCGGCCGACGGCGTGACCTGGACGTACGTCTCACCACCGCCGCTGGAGTTCCACCCCGGCGAGCGGACCGGGCACTACCGCACCGGCACCGACCACCCGGTCACCGACGCGCAGGGCCGGTCGGTGCTCACCTACGAGGACCTGGCGGTGGCGATCGTGGACGAGATCGAGAACCCGAGGTTCGGCAACGCGCGGTTCACCGCCGCGTACTGATCAGTCGGCCAGCCGGGCCGGGAACCCGCCGGTGGCGATCGGACCCCACGACTCGATCGTGACCCGGATCAGCGACTTGCCCTGCGCGACCATGGCGGCCCGGTACTCGTCCCAGTCCGGGTGCTCGCCGGAGATGCTGCGGAAGTAGTCGACGAGCGGCTCCAGCGCCTCGGGCAGGTCGAGCACCTCGGCCACGCCGTCGACCTGCACCCACGGACCGTTCCAGTCGTCGGAGAGCACGCACGCCGACACGCGGGGGTCACGGCGGATGTTCGTCACCTTGGCCCGCTCGGGATAGCTGGAGACGACCAGCCGGCCCTCGGCGTCGACCCCGCAGGAGACCGGGGAGGACTGCGGGCGGCCGTCGGCGCGGGTCGTCATCAGCACGACGCGGTGCCGGGGGCGGAGGAACTCGGTCAGGGCGTCCCGGTCGACCCGGGTGTTGCGCGCGATGCTGCGTGGCATCCCTCGGTTCTACCAGGCCCGGGGGCGGATCTCAGCGCGGGCGGGCGGCGGCCCGGCGCGGGGAGACCTGCTCGGGCACGCGGGGGCGCGCGGTGGGCCGCCAGGCCCGGCCGTTGGCGTAGATGACCCGGAAACCCAGGTACGCCGCCAGCGGCGCCCAGTGTGCCGAGCCCATCCGCAGCTCGGCCGCGTTGTGCCGCTGCCCGTTGGCCAGCACGTCGAGCAGCACGGTCTCGAAGGCGGCCGACTCGACCCAGTCGACGTCGCGGGTGAAGCCGCAGATCAGCGCCGCTCCGGTCACGTCGAGGAACTCGCGGAGCGTGGCGTCGGAGGCGCGCAGCACGGAGCAGCTGCCGAAGTAGAGGCGACGGCCCTCGCCGCGACCGGCCATCCGCTCGGCCACGTCGGACAGCTCGACCGAATCCCAGTCGGTGAGGCAGAGCCGGCTCGGCTCG is part of the Micromonospora sp. WMMD980 genome and encodes:
- a CDS encoding PPOX class F420-dependent oxidoreductase, whose amino-acid sequence is MPRSIARNTRVDRDALTEFLRPRHRVVLMTTRADGRPQSSPVSCGVDAEGRLVVSSYPERAKVTNIRRDPRVSACVLSDDWNGPWVQVDGVAEVLDLPEALEPLVDYFRSISGEHPDWDEYRAAMVAQGKSLIRVTIESWGPIATGGFPARLAD
- a CDS encoding NAD(P)H-binding protein, coding for MSDIVVFGAGGTAGSRIAAEAVERGHRVTAAVRRPEAVGYLPPGVRTVTGDATSARSVRELAEDADVLVVAIGGGERDLWRDAARTIVDTLRELPDPPRVIHVGGGSTLLTPNGTRFLDEPDFPAEYRDSARGQADALEFYRSSADGVTWTYVSPPPLEFHPGERTGHYRTGTDHPVTDAQGRSVLTYEDLAVAIVDEIENPRFGNARFTAAY